From a region of the Pecten maximus chromosome 18, xPecMax1.1, whole genome shotgun sequence genome:
- the LOC117317009 gene encoding uncharacterized protein LOC117317009: protein MMFKTRWRTSTICLLAVITVIVIILMNILDLRFGLLDKGFTVQQSPPQVSQASVLVIPEVEVYTFQEMTSWTRDLNVCSSIDDQIYHGDFFRVPLESQVGSLSVFIHNPTKDGLSGKIYKERRWEPNILNVILLFLRTDDDTNFIDIGANIGLHGLQIAKYGRKVLALEASSHNVQHICASTHYGRFHDYVKIIYNAAGKDHSISNIILGGGGDLTGNFVNISNIRKQKFKTDGRYSYQEGSVSVPTVMLDDLLTWQHFALFKKSFIKMDVEGSEHLVMEGAKRFMQNSVIKGIIMEWTWHKGQSSAETILNIMKSYKFQPYDFSNTKITRKKFFSQDTLTKLFQSLNPNESNSWPSNVLWAPAS from the exons ATGATGTTTAAAACAAGATGGCGGACGAGTACCATTTGTCTGTTGGCAGTGATTACTGTTATTGTCATTATATTGATGAACATACTTGACCTTCGGTTCGGCCTACTGGACAAAGGTTTCACCGTCCAACAGAGCCCACCTCAAGTCTCGCAAG CATCGGTCTTGGTCATCCCGGAAGTTGAAGTGTATACATTCCAGGAAATGACGTCATGGACTCGTGATTTAAACGTGTGTTCATCCATTGATGATCAGATCTACCATGGAGATTTTTTCCGTGTTCCTTTAGAATCTCAGGTTGGCAGTTTGTCCGTATTTATCCATAATCCAACCAAGGATGGACTTTCCGGGAAAATCTACAAGGAACGGAGATGGGAGCCAAACATCTTAAATGTAATATTGTTGTTTCTCAGAACAGATGATGACACAAATTTTATAGATATCGGAGCAAATATTGGTTTGCATGGTTTACAAATCGCAAAGTACGGACGTAAAGTCTTAGCTTTGGAAGCTAGCTCACATAATGTCCAGCATATCTGTGCCTCGACGCACTACGGACGTTTCCATGACTAcgttaaaattatatataatgctgCAGGAAAGGATCACAGTATATCAAACATAATACTCGGAGGTGGTGGAGATCTTACCGGAAATTTTGTGAACATATCAAATATAAGAAAACAGAAATTTAAAACGGATGGTAGATACTCCTACCAGGAAGGCTCTGTCTCAGTACCGACTGTCATGCTTGATGATTTACTGACGTGGCAGCATTTTGCATTATTCAAGAAATCTTTCATCAAAATGGACGTTGAAGGCTCGGAGCATCTCGTGATGGAAGGGGCCAAACGGTTTATGCAAAATTCAGTGATAAAGGGAATTATAATGGAATGGACTTGGCataaaggtcaaagttcagcTGAAACAATACTTAATATTATGAAGTCTTATAAATTCCAACCTTACGATTTCTCAAACACCAAAATCACCCGGAAGAAATTCTTTTCACAAGACACTTTGACAAAGTTGTTTCAAAGTTTGAATCCCAATGAATCAAATTCTTGGCCTTCTAATGTACTCTGGGCGCCAGCATCGTAG